One genomic region from Fictibacillus marinisediminis encodes:
- a CDS encoding SDR family oxidoreductase, with the protein MKVFLVGANGQIGRKLVELLGSSSEHSVRAMIRNPEQANELEKLGAQTVVANLEGSVSELAEAVKESDAIIFSAGSGGSTGSDKTLLVDLDGAAKMVEAAEQAGVDRFVIVSALQAHNRENWNEKLRPYYAAKHYADKILESSSLNYTIVRPGGLLNEPGTGKVEASKNLGRASIPREDVAQTVLAALTEEHTFKRSFDLISGDHSIPDALKNL; encoded by the coding sequence ATGAAAGTCTTTTTAGTAGGAGCAAATGGACAAATTGGACGTAAACTGGTTGAGCTCTTGGGAAGCAGTTCGGAGCATTCCGTCCGGGCGATGATTCGAAACCCGGAACAAGCGAATGAACTGGAGAAGCTAGGAGCTCAAACCGTAGTGGCGAACCTGGAGGGCAGTGTTTCTGAATTGGCAGAAGCCGTTAAGGAAAGCGATGCGATTATTTTCTCGGCCGGATCCGGAGGCAGCACCGGCTCTGACAAAACCCTGCTCGTTGATTTGGACGGAGCGGCTAAAATGGTAGAAGCTGCTGAACAGGCCGGCGTCGACCGTTTTGTGATAGTCAGTGCTTTACAGGCGCACAACCGGGAAAACTGGAACGAAAAGCTTCGGCCCTATTACGCGGCCAAACACTATGCAGATAAAATTCTTGAAAGCAGCAGCTTGAACTACACGATCGTACGGCCAGGCGGACTATTGAACGAGCCTGGCACAGGAAAGGTCGAAGCAAGCAAAAACCTCGGAAGAGCCTCCATCCCACGTGAAGATGTCGCGCAAACTGTGTTGGCTGCTCTAACCGAAGAACATACATTTAAACGCTCGTTTGATTTGATTTCAGGAGATCACTCGATTCCAGACGCTTTGAAGAACCTATAA